The Spirosoma agri genome contains a region encoding:
- a CDS encoding DrmE family protein, translating into MVEGELIERLIFGDSLTEDKELFPPLLQLALKHVEAFLDNPGLDVGLCIVMPVKKQASQWLSIPLTLDRLRKNYHTYKGEIYRSHEHYQIGDRLMLNDSAVVAWAGSNENSIRFWTKSEKNSSSPEISVKFRNIAKLKPAPLGRKELSTFKKVKEAFSTIENLPAQRLLGINLQGNDMFNKKSICLVGTFKNFQVATERLNINDAVISDYFTTGRISDSGSKTSSQPLLLSNDLTEMATFDGLADRICLLMIDGAGIVKSNLTNLHDIKNYGIPVVVITELSEIEHFPLIADLGLKILDLTGEDQTLISDQVCSGPFLSFKKQLEVYNRFTVDIERCENTALENLVSKVSSISNDESNIDLINLRSMLVRFFNYAASLVHNPSDIEIQQLQVKENQISELYQKSQNWLGESAEEVSDAISTLSAVTTSLSIQPPSKYLRLQELLSSQCIDYIICSRASETAAVESMLNETKCLSRPHVITAADIPRLGPLEESASALVISWLRIKYMTDLINCYRFTRLTLLFYEFEVGFFRSLERQIAQQANSLGVKTRTWYNNGGISQTAFISTDKAVEERLFRLADTSIIGNTVTSQSTEILYTKAIIFDNDQCFYATESHKFYVISDVKEVRNTNIQLNSSRTDSLSPKDIIALISTQRDIVVELIERSADPEKLKTVKYWTGLWKKLIQEHYRKSNRNFAELVSSLRENGCKRHEATIRNWLQDNNQIGPDDDSDLISISLVTGSELLYENIDQVRHCINIMTGWRMRAAEQVMLLIRRQLQRGDIDDLLYNFGGTIVVPGLGTVNLLRINFIDDLYRRQDARYVNRLLNQGGV; encoded by the coding sequence ATGGTGGAAGGAGAACTGATTGAAAGACTGATCTTTGGGGATAGTTTAACGGAGGATAAGGAGCTATTTCCCCCACTCCTGCAGCTCGCGTTAAAACACGTTGAAGCTTTTTTAGATAATCCAGGTCTGGATGTCGGGCTTTGTATTGTCATGCCCGTAAAAAAACAAGCATCCCAGTGGCTGTCTATACCGCTAACACTTGACCGTCTCAGGAAAAATTACCATACGTATAAAGGCGAAATTTATCGCTCACATGAACATTATCAGATCGGTGACCGGCTAATGCTAAATGATTCGGCTGTGGTAGCCTGGGCTGGTTCCAACGAAAATAGTATCCGATTCTGGACAAAATCCGAGAAGAATAGTAGTAGCCCTGAGATATCAGTTAAGTTCAGAAACATTGCTAAACTTAAGCCTGCGCCATTAGGGAGAAAGGAGTTATCAACGTTCAAAAAGGTCAAAGAAGCTTTTTCAACAATTGAGAATCTACCAGCTCAAAGGTTGCTCGGCATTAATTTGCAAGGCAATGATATGTTCAATAAAAAAAGTATATGTCTGGTAGGCACATTCAAAAACTTTCAGGTTGCCACTGAACGATTGAACATTAATGATGCGGTAATAAGCGATTATTTTACTACCGGAAGAATAAGTGATTCTGGCAGTAAAACTAGCAGTCAGCCCTTACTTCTATCAAATGATCTAACCGAAATGGCAACATTTGACGGACTCGCAGATCGCATCTGCTTACTGATGATCGATGGAGCAGGAATAGTCAAAAGCAACCTGACTAATTTACATGATATCAAAAATTACGGAATACCTGTAGTGGTAATCACCGAACTTTCAGAAATCGAACATTTTCCTCTAATCGCAGACCTTGGTTTAAAAATTTTAGATCTGACCGGAGAAGACCAGACTTTAATCAGTGACCAAGTCTGTTCTGGTCCTTTTCTCTCATTCAAAAAGCAACTGGAAGTTTACAATAGATTCACGGTGGACATTGAACGCTGCGAGAACACAGCGCTTGAAAACCTTGTCAGTAAGGTTTCATCTATAAGCAATGACGAAAGCAATATCGATCTTATCAACCTGAGAAGTATGTTGGTTAGGTTTTTCAATTATGCCGCGTCCCTGGTGCACAATCCTTCAGACATAGAAATACAACAATTGCAGGTAAAGGAGAATCAGATAAGTGAACTTTACCAAAAAAGTCAGAACTGGCTTGGCGAGTCGGCCGAGGAAGTTAGTGATGCAATTAGCACCTTATCAGCGGTGACTACTAGTCTTTCAATACAGCCGCCATCAAAATATCTTCGTCTGCAGGAGCTTCTGTCCAGCCAGTGTATCGACTATATTATTTGTTCCAGAGCGTCGGAAACTGCCGCAGTTGAATCTATGCTAAACGAAACCAAATGCTTATCCCGACCCCACGTCATTACAGCCGCGGATATCCCCAGATTAGGCCCGCTCGAAGAATCTGCCAGTGCATTGGTGATCAGTTGGCTACGGATAAAATATATGACAGATCTAATAAACTGTTACCGTTTTACGCGGTTGACACTCTTATTTTACGAATTTGAAGTCGGCTTTTTTCGTTCTCTCGAGCGACAGATTGCACAACAGGCTAATAGCCTTGGGGTAAAAACGCGAACTTGGTATAATAACGGAGGAATATCGCAAACTGCATTTATCAGTACCGACAAAGCTGTAGAAGAGCGCCTGTTCAGACTGGCGGATACCAGCATTATTGGAAATACTGTGACTAGTCAGTCAACAGAAATACTCTACACCAAAGCAATCATATTTGACAATGATCAATGTTTTTATGCTACAGAATCCCATAAATTCTATGTGATTTCTGATGTGAAGGAAGTCCGCAATACAAATATTCAATTAAATTCATCACGGACTGATTCACTCAGTCCTAAGGATATAATCGCGCTGATTAGCACTCAAAGGGATATAGTTGTTGAACTCATTGAGAGAAGCGCAGACCCTGAAAAACTAAAAACTGTCAAGTATTGGACCGGATTATGGAAAAAGCTGATTCAGGAGCATTACCGAAAGTCAAATAGGAATTTTGCTGAATTAGTGTCCAGTCTCCGCGAAAATGGCTGTAAGCGTCATGAAGCGACCATTCGAAATTGGTTGCAGGACAATAATCAGATCGGTCCGGATGATGACAGCGACCTCATCAGCATTTCCCTTGTAACCGGTTCAGAGTTGCTTTATGAAAATATTGATCAGGTTAGACACTGCATCAATATTATGACTGGCTGGCGGATGCGCGCTGCTGAACAGGTCATGTTACTAATTCGCAGGCAACTTCAACGTGGTGACATAGATGACCTGTTATATAACTTCGGTGGCACAATCGTTGTTCCCGGCCTGGGAACCGTTAACCTGCTACGCATAAACTTTATTGATGATCTCTATCGCCGTCAGGACGCTCGTTATGTTAACCGACTATTAAATCAAGGAGGAGTATAA
- a CDS encoding DNA cytosine methyltransferase: MTSNRFSTGLPKTLLTTEDYFVHKRNRLHSGLSPRALDLFGGCGGLSLGFKKAGFEIVASVEIDETAAKSHAINFHPHDPVEKHSSRDIQQTEPADLVRQLGLQGDTAAQIDVIIGGPPCQAFTRIGRAKLREVKNDSNAFLNDARSQLYKRYLHYVREFRPLAILMENVPDILNYGGINIAESICDDLSALGYRCAYTLLNSVYYGVPQMRERMFLIGLHESVETEIFFPIPTHTADLPRGYHGSRNVALQTILRQSVHQYFRQPPDADSHSLIPAVTAEDALSDLPRLTDHLNSKFRRGTRRISDVIAYANQCDLNEYQQQMRNWEGYETNGLVNANLIRYLPRDFSIFGRMNPGDQYPQALQISRELFQSRLQQISEGKRIPGEKTRVYQQLKKATIPPYSDEKFPNKWRKMEADKPSRTLMAHLGKDSYSHIHYDSLQARTISVREAARLQSFPDGFEFAGAMNAAFRQIGNAVPPLMASKLAGCLRHMLASI; the protein is encoded by the coding sequence ATGACCAGCAATAGATTTAGTACCGGGCTTCCCAAAACCCTTCTCACAACTGAGGATTATTTTGTACATAAAAGAAATCGCCTACACTCAGGATTATCACCCCGAGCACTTGATTTGTTTGGTGGTTGTGGTGGGTTATCCCTTGGTTTTAAAAAAGCAGGCTTTGAAATAGTGGCCTCTGTAGAAATAGATGAAACAGCAGCAAAGTCACACGCAATTAATTTTCACCCCCATGACCCAGTGGAGAAACACAGTTCGCGGGATATCCAGCAGACTGAGCCTGCTGACTTGGTACGTCAACTCGGACTTCAAGGAGACACGGCTGCTCAGATCGATGTAATCATTGGAGGGCCACCATGCCAAGCTTTCACCCGAATTGGCCGAGCCAAACTTCGTGAAGTTAAAAATGATAGCAATGCTTTTCTGAATGATGCAAGGAGTCAGCTCTACAAACGCTATCTGCATTATGTCAGAGAATTCCGTCCACTTGCTATCCTGATGGAAAATGTTCCTGACATTCTCAACTATGGTGGTATCAATATTGCAGAAAGCATATGCGATGACCTATCTGCCCTCGGCTACCGCTGTGCCTATACATTACTGAACTCGGTTTATTATGGTGTTCCGCAGATGCGCGAACGAATGTTCTTAATCGGTCTGCATGAAAGCGTAGAAACTGAAATCTTCTTTCCAATACCTACTCATACAGCAGATTTGCCCAGAGGTTATCATGGATCCCGAAATGTGGCCTTGCAGACCATTTTACGTCAAAGCGTACATCAATACTTCCGACAACCGCCTGATGCTGATTCACATAGTCTTATTCCTGCGGTCACCGCAGAAGATGCACTGTCTGATCTGCCTCGTCTAACCGACCACCTTAACAGTAAGTTTCGCCGTGGCACCCGTCGTATCTCAGATGTAATTGCTTACGCAAATCAGTGTGATCTCAATGAGTATCAGCAACAGATGCGCAACTGGGAAGGATATGAAACCAATGGTTTGGTCAATGCCAACCTGATTCGGTACCTGCCCAGAGATTTTTCAATTTTTGGTCGAATGAATCCGGGCGACCAGTACCCGCAGGCCTTGCAAATTTCCAGGGAGCTTTTTCAAAGCAGGCTTCAACAGATATCAGAAGGAAAGAGAATACCTGGGGAAAAGACACGTGTATACCAACAATTGAAAAAAGCGACTATCCCACCATATAGTGATGAGAAATTTCCGAACAAATGGAGGAAAATGGAGGCTGATAAACCGAGTAGAACGCTAATGGCGCATCTCGGAAAGGATAGTTACTCCCATATCCATTATGACAGTCTGCAGGCCAGAACCATTTCAGTCCGGGAAGCCGCAAGACTACAGTCTTTTCCAGATGGTTTTGAGTTTGCCGGCGCCATGAATGCGGCATTCCGGCAGATCGGAAATGCTGTACCACCATTGATGGCCTCAAAACTGGCTGGATGCCTACGACATATGCTGGCATCAATCTAA
- a CDS encoding very short patch repair endonuclease, producing MADVHTPEQRSYNMSQVRSKNTKPELIVRKFLFAQGFRYRLHDKKLPGKPDVVLPKYKTVILIHGCFYHGHDGCRYFVIPKTRTDWWLDKINSNRRRDEENYVKLTEAGWRIITIYECELKPAKRDETLHILLKQLNQTNK from the coding sequence ATGGCAGATGTACACACACCCGAACAACGTAGCTATAACATGTCGCAGGTTCGAAGCAAGAATACAAAGCCGGAGCTAATTGTCCGTAAATTTCTTTTTGCACAAGGCTTTCGGTACCGATTACACGATAAGAAGCTGCCAGGAAAACCCGACGTTGTTTTACCAAAGTACAAAACAGTAATACTTATTCATGGATGCTTTTACCATGGACACGATGGATGTCGCTATTTTGTCATACCGAAAACCAGGACTGACTGGTGGCTAGACAAAATCAATTCAAACAGGCGTAGAGATGAAGAAAATTATGTCAAACTTACTGAAGCAGGCTGGCGAATTATAACCATATATGAGTGTGAATTAAAACCTGCTAAACGGGATGAGACATTACATATTCTTCTCAAACAATTAAATCAGACAAATAAATGA